A window from Intestinimonas massiliensis (ex Afouda et al. 2020) encodes these proteins:
- a CDS encoding polyribonucleotide nucleotidyltransferase: MSTVITHKQFPNYKVFEMDLCGRPLKIEVGKVAELANASAMVHYGDTTVLVAVTASARPRDGIDFFPLSVDFEEKLYAVGRIPGSFLRREGQPSLPAVLASRVIDRSIRPLFPYDFRNDVVVTATVMSVDYDCSPEVTAMIGVSACLAYSNIPWAGPIGCLEVGYVDGQIVLNPNQEQKHASQLDLTVAATEGKVIMIEAGAKELPDDKMYDAIVTAHEEIKKQVALIHAMVAEIGREKMTYDHADFDQVLFDKIVEATLDEAKAAMDTDDKNVREERWNKLIDHWHELFLEDFPEMDKYLEEITYKFQKKIVKAWLLEGHRVDGRAKNEIRPLSAEVGVLPKVHGSGLFTRGQTQVLSVCTLNTLSACQKLDTIWEEEEKRYMHHYNFPSYSVGEARAARSVNRREKGHGALAERALEPVIPSQEDFPYAIRVVSEVLSSNGSTSQGSICGSTLALMDAGVPISAPVAGISCGLIQDDDGSFTTFIDIQGVEDFHGEMDFKVAGTKKGITAIQMDIKNDGLSHAIIQEALAITKDARFAILDEVMLPCIAQPRPDVADTAPKMVKMKIDVDKIREVIGSGGKVIQKICADTGAKIDIEDDGTIYIAGVDKASCDAAKKTIETIVFVPEVGQLYYGKVVRILPFGAFVELAPGKDGMVHISKLANRRVEKVEDVVNIGDMIWVKVTEIDEKGRVNLSYKDALKELENNPGLKK; encoded by the coding sequence ATGTCAACCGTTATCACACACAAGCAGTTCCCCAACTACAAGGTCTTTGAGATGGATCTCTGCGGCCGGCCCCTGAAGATCGAGGTGGGCAAGGTGGCCGAGCTGGCCAACGCCTCGGCCATGGTCCACTACGGCGATACCACCGTGCTGGTGGCGGTCACCGCCTCCGCCCGGCCCCGGGACGGCATCGACTTCTTCCCCCTGAGCGTGGACTTTGAGGAGAAGCTGTACGCCGTGGGCCGCATCCCCGGCTCCTTCCTGCGCCGGGAGGGCCAGCCCTCCCTGCCCGCCGTGCTGGCCAGCCGGGTCATTGACCGGTCCATCCGGCCTCTGTTCCCCTACGATTTCCGCAACGACGTGGTGGTCACCGCCACCGTCATGAGCGTGGATTACGACTGCTCCCCCGAGGTCACCGCCATGATCGGCGTGTCGGCCTGCCTGGCCTACTCCAACATCCCCTGGGCCGGCCCCATCGGCTGCCTGGAGGTGGGCTATGTGGACGGCCAGATCGTGCTCAACCCCAATCAGGAGCAGAAGCACGCCTCCCAGCTCGACCTGACTGTGGCCGCCACCGAGGGCAAGGTCATCATGATCGAGGCCGGCGCCAAGGAGCTGCCTGACGACAAGATGTACGACGCCATCGTGACCGCCCATGAGGAGATCAAAAAGCAGGTGGCCCTCATCCATGCCATGGTCGCCGAGATCGGTCGGGAGAAGATGACCTACGACCACGCCGACTTCGACCAGGTGCTCTTCGACAAGATTGTGGAGGCCACTCTGGACGAGGCCAAGGCCGCCATGGACACCGACGACAAGAACGTGCGCGAGGAGCGCTGGAACAAGCTCATCGACCACTGGCACGAGCTCTTCCTGGAGGACTTCCCCGAGATGGACAAGTACCTGGAGGAGATCACCTACAAGTTCCAGAAGAAGATCGTTAAGGCCTGGCTGCTGGAGGGCCACCGGGTGGACGGCCGGGCCAAGAACGAGATCCGTCCCCTGTCCGCCGAGGTGGGGGTCCTGCCCAAGGTCCACGGCTCCGGCCTGTTCACCCGCGGCCAGACCCAGGTCCTGTCGGTCTGCACCCTGAACACCCTCTCCGCCTGCCAGAAGCTGGACACCATCTGGGAGGAAGAGGAGAAGCGGTATATGCACCACTATAACTTCCCCTCCTACTCCGTGGGCGAGGCCCGCGCCGCCCGCAGCGTCAACCGCCGCGAAAAGGGCCACGGCGCCCTGGCCGAGCGGGCCCTGGAGCCCGTCATCCCCAGCCAGGAGGATTTCCCCTACGCCATCCGCGTGGTCTCTGAGGTCCTGAGCTCCAACGGCTCCACCTCTCAGGGCTCCATCTGCGGCTCCACCCTGGCTCTGATGGACGCCGGCGTGCCCATCTCCGCCCCTGTGGCTGGCATCTCCTGCGGCCTCATCCAGGACGACGACGGCTCCTTCACCACCTTTATCGACATCCAGGGCGTGGAGGACTTCCACGGCGAGATGGACTTTAAGGTGGCCGGCACGAAGAAGGGCATCACCGCCATTCAGATGGACATCAAGAATGACGGCCTGAGCCACGCCATCATCCAGGAGGCCCTGGCCATCACCAAGGACGCCCGCTTTGCGATCCTGGACGAGGTCATGCTGCCCTGCATCGCCCAGCCCCGCCCCGACGTGGCCGACACCGCCCCCAAGATGGTGAAGATGAAGATCGACGTAGACAAGATCCGCGAGGTCATCGGCTCCGGCGGCAAGGTCATCCAGAAGATCTGCGCCGACACCGGCGCCAAGATCGACATCGAGGACGACGGCACCATCTATATCGCCGGCGTGGACAAGGCCTCCTGCGACGCCGCCAAGAAGACCATCGAGACCATCGTCTTTGTGCCCGAGGTGGGGCAACTGTATTACGGCAAGGTGGTCCGCATCCTGCCCTTCGGCGCTTTCGTAGAGCTGGCCCCCGGCAAGGACGGCATGGTGCACATCTCCAAGCTGGCCAACCGTCGGGTGGAGAAGGTGGAGGATGTGGTCAACATCGGCGACATGATTTGGGTGAAGGTCACCGAGATTGACGAGAAGGGCCGCGTGAACCTGAGCTACAAGGACGCCCTGAAGGAGCTGGAGAACAACCCCGGCCTGAAGAAGTAA
- the rpsO gene encoding 30S ribosomal protein S15 encodes MIRKDEKTAVIEANRTHPTDTGSPEVQIAILTARINGLTEHLRMHKHDNHSRRGLYKMIGKRRKLLDYLANKDVERYRALIAKLGIRK; translated from the coding sequence ATGATCCGTAAGGACGAAAAGACGGCCGTGATCGAGGCCAACCGCACGCACCCCACTGACACCGGCTCCCCCGAGGTGCAGATCGCCATCCTCACCGCCCGCATCAACGGGCTCACCGAGCATCTGCGGATGCACAAGCATGATAACCACAGCCGCCGCGGCCTGTATAAGATGATCGGCAAGCGCCGCAAGCTGCTGGACTACCTGGCCAACAAGGACGTAGAGCGTTACCGCGCCCTGATCGCGAAGCTCGGCATCCGTAAGTAA
- a CDS encoding S-layer homology domain-containing protein yields MKRLLSLVLTLALLGALALPAAAEEDSDARLAAVTLRVKETLGIDTQVYDQFYGDLTENELAPAWYLSWSGEAGSLEVTATEDGKILRYDRYDEDVSNRRDTLSLPEGDPVQAQAAAQAFLDRVLGEEESAELEPFDSGGWLGRTQYRCRGALRLNGLPSPLSFSLSVRCSDNTVTWFYRDSLEGAYLGDIPAARFRTGAEAAKALLRDTLSLRLEYVRSEDGTAAVLRYLPNPTDEYYVDDVSGQLVDLTALYRELGRGGALLGDGNSAAPAESAAAMDIAKSLTQAEQTGVEKLTGALSKEELDQRARAVSELGLTAYALAAASYQVERAGADEDALPADAKVTAQLTYARQTDQGVWRRYVTLDAKTGGLESVSSSMPWREDCRAAVSEAEARKKAEAFLSKYRGELFGESAAYERDSGPAAWRTPDDAEPESWSFVYAQQVNGYFFPDNCLYAEIDSSDGSVSGFYQAWTEGIPFESPEGIIGPQAALEAYLATFQLQGGYVAVPEKLDLSNPDYGPLAEMGFSYLSTLKLGYTLVSGGDPVLGIDAKTGEPVVHRYEEAAVQYGDLDDAPWAKPAVEALARYGVGYAGDSFAPTQALTQRDLVALLVSTRGYRVDPGALDDAGADDLYRTAYGMGLLTRAEREDGRPLTRLETAKLLLDAGGYGPAARLQGIYHTAFSDQADIPDGLLGYAALAQGLGMVRGDGSGRLNPNRTATRGEAAVMLYAFMGRAS; encoded by the coding sequence ATGAAACGGCTTTTGTCTCTCGTGCTGACCCTGGCCCTGCTGGGTGCTCTGGCCCTGCCCGCGGCGGCGGAGGAGGACAGCGACGCCCGGCTGGCCGCCGTCACCCTGCGGGTAAAGGAGACGCTGGGCATCGACACCCAGGTCTATGACCAGTTCTACGGCGACCTGACGGAAAACGAGCTGGCCCCGGCGTGGTACCTGTCCTGGAGCGGCGAGGCCGGCTCCCTGGAGGTCACCGCCACCGAGGACGGCAAGATTCTGCGCTACGACCGCTACGACGAGGACGTCTCCAACCGCCGGGACACCCTGTCCCTACCCGAGGGAGACCCGGTCCAGGCCCAGGCGGCGGCCCAGGCCTTCCTGGACCGGGTGCTGGGCGAGGAGGAGTCGGCGGAGCTGGAGCCCTTCGACTCCGGCGGCTGGCTGGGGAGGACCCAGTACCGCTGCCGCGGCGCCCTGCGGCTCAACGGCCTGCCCTCTCCGCTGTCCTTCTCCCTCTCCGTGCGGTGCAGCGACAACACCGTCACCTGGTTCTACCGGGACAGCCTGGAGGGCGCGTACCTGGGGGACATCCCCGCCGCCCGGTTCCGCACCGGCGCGGAGGCCGCCAAGGCCCTGCTGCGGGACACCCTCTCGCTGCGGCTGGAGTATGTGCGCTCCGAGGACGGGACTGCCGCAGTGCTGCGCTATCTGCCCAACCCCACCGACGAATACTATGTGGATGACGTCTCCGGGCAACTGGTGGACCTGACCGCGCTCTACCGGGAGCTGGGCCGGGGCGGCGCCCTGCTGGGGGACGGGAACAGCGCAGCCCCCGCCGAGTCGGCGGCGGCCATGGACATTGCCAAAAGCCTCACCCAGGCGGAGCAGACCGGGGTGGAGAAGCTGACCGGCGCGCTGAGCAAAGAAGAGCTGGACCAGCGGGCCCGGGCGGTATCGGAGCTGGGTCTGACCGCCTACGCTCTGGCCGCCGCGTCCTATCAGGTGGAGCGGGCCGGCGCGGACGAGGACGCCCTTCCCGCGGACGCCAAGGTCACCGCCCAGCTCACCTACGCCCGGCAGACCGACCAGGGCGTCTGGCGGCGGTACGTCACCCTGGACGCCAAGACCGGTGGGTTGGAGAGCGTATCCAGCTCCATGCCCTGGCGGGAGGACTGCCGGGCGGCGGTCTCCGAGGCCGAGGCCCGGAAGAAGGCGGAGGCCTTCCTGTCCAAGTACCGGGGCGAGCTCTTCGGGGAGAGCGCAGCCTATGAACGGGATTCCGGCCCGGCGGCCTGGCGCACCCCGGATGACGCCGAGCCCGAGAGCTGGTCCTTCGTCTACGCGCAGCAGGTCAACGGCTATTTCTTCCCGGACAACTGCCTCTACGCGGAGATCGACTCCTCCGACGGTTCGGTGTCCGGCTTCTACCAGGCCTGGACTGAGGGGATCCCCTTTGAAAGCCCTGAAGGCATCATCGGTCCCCAGGCTGCGCTGGAGGCCTATCTGGCCACCTTCCAGCTACAGGGCGGCTATGTGGCCGTGCCGGAGAAGCTGGACCTGTCCAACCCCGACTACGGCCCGCTGGCCGAGATGGGGTTCTCCTATCTCTCGACGCTGAAACTGGGCTACACCCTGGTCAGCGGCGGCGACCCCGTCCTGGGCATCGACGCCAAGACCGGCGAACCTGTGGTCCACCGCTATGAGGAGGCCGCCGTCCAGTACGGCGACCTGGACGACGCTCCCTGGGCCAAGCCCGCCGTGGAGGCCCTGGCCCGATACGGCGTCGGCTACGCCGGGGATTCCTTCGCGCCCACCCAGGCCCTGACCCAGCGGGACCTGGTGGCCCTGCTGGTCAGCACCCGGGGCTACCGGGTGGACCCCGGGGCTCTGGACGACGCCGGGGCCGACGACCTGTACCGCACCGCCTACGGCATGGGGTTGCTCACCCGGGCGGAGCGGGAGGACGGCAGGCCGCTCACCCGTCTAGAGACGGCCAAGCTGCTGCTGGACGCCGGAGGCTATGGCCCGGCGGCGCGGCTCCAGGGGATCTACCACACTGCCTTCTCCGACCAGGCCGACATTCCCGACGGACTGCTGGGATACGCCGCCCTGGCCCAGGGGCTGGGCATGGTTCGGGGGGACGGCTCCGGCCGCCTGAATCCCAACCGCACCGCCACCCGGGGCGAGGCCGCGGTCATGCTCTATGCCTTCATGGGGCGAGCCTCCTGA
- a CDS encoding diguanylate cyclase — translation MERTQAVEFIIRLEQTYLEQRDMKALLAAMAPGVTWIGSGRGEVCCGKQEARRLLEQDLAEYGGAFSITERWQEAEPLPGEGWLIYGGFRAEPGDPSAGLAELDLRFSAVCTETEDGLQLCHIHLSQPDFDQRPGRLYVLQDSRARTEEFRQRAAESQRELLDVMENLPGGVLRCRDDRGFTILQMSSGFLDMVGYRQTELEEQYHNRLIDLIHPDDRENVRKNFRAPVINSTVEQEYRLICRDGHPLWVLDRSRLVRSPGGAPVFNTMLMDITERKQAQEALRLSLERHQIIMDQTNDIIFEWNIVQDTLSFSNNWQKKFGYAPIRREISTRIPSSKDVHPDDMPAFRQLLKAASAGAPYSSAEFRIRSWDGRYLWCRIRATTQFDSEGRPIKAVGVITDIDAEKKHEQRLLEQAQKDSLTGLLNQSAARSRAAELIEGRRPEEIQALMILDLDNFKNVNDQYGHLCGDAVLTDLAACLKRQFRGSDVIGRIGGDEFAVFLSSLSQASDAGVKAGEILAAIAALPLEGAPDLQLSCSVGIALCPADGADYQRLYQCADLALYQAKSQGKACFAYYSQELKDGPGRSGRSRSAVSSPIDSDSVCDVTEQLARYAFRMLYDAGTTEAAIGQMLEVVGRAYDVSRVYIFENSADDTLCYNTFEWCGEGVSSERENLQGLSYQEDLGDYQSNFDANGIFYCRDISTLHPDLYAVLAPQGICSMLQCAILDDGRFKGYVGFDECRANRYWTQEQIESLTLVARVLSTFLMKQRLREHVQALEQRLAQEKEQ, via the coding sequence ATGGAACGGACGCAGGCGGTGGAGTTTATCATCCGACTGGAGCAGACCTATCTGGAGCAGCGTGACATGAAGGCCCTTCTGGCGGCGATGGCGCCCGGGGTCACCTGGATCGGCAGCGGCCGGGGCGAGGTCTGCTGCGGAAAGCAGGAGGCGCGCCGCCTGCTGGAGCAAGACCTGGCCGAATACGGAGGAGCGTTCTCCATCACCGAGCGCTGGCAGGAGGCGGAGCCCCTGCCCGGCGAAGGCTGGCTGATCTATGGCGGATTCCGCGCCGAGCCCGGCGACCCGTCTGCCGGACTGGCAGAGCTGGACCTGCGGTTCAGCGCGGTCTGCACGGAAACGGAGGACGGCCTCCAACTCTGCCACATCCACCTCTCCCAGCCGGACTTTGATCAGCGGCCGGGACGGCTCTATGTCCTGCAGGACAGCCGGGCCCGGACGGAGGAATTCCGCCAGCGGGCGGCGGAGAGCCAGCGTGAGCTGCTGGATGTGATGGAAAATCTGCCCGGAGGGGTGCTCCGCTGCCGCGATGACAGAGGTTTTACCATCCTGCAGATGAGCAGCGGCTTTCTGGATATGGTGGGCTATCGCCAGACGGAGCTGGAGGAGCAGTACCACAACCGCCTGATTGATCTGATCCACCCCGACGACCGGGAAAATGTGCGGAAGAATTTCCGCGCGCCGGTGATAAACTCCACGGTGGAACAGGAGTACCGCCTGATCTGCCGCGACGGCCACCCGCTCTGGGTGCTGGATCGGTCCCGCCTGGTGCGCAGCCCCGGCGGCGCGCCGGTGTTCAACACCATGCTGATGGACATCACCGAGCGTAAGCAGGCCCAGGAGGCCCTGCGCCTGTCGCTGGAGCGCCATCAGATCATCATGGATCAGACCAACGACATCATTTTCGAGTGGAATATCGTACAGGATACCCTGAGTTTTTCGAACAACTGGCAGAAAAAATTTGGCTACGCCCCCATCCGGCGGGAGATCAGTACCCGCATCCCCAGCTCCAAGGACGTCCACCCTGACGACATGCCCGCCTTCCGCCAGCTCCTGAAGGCCGCGTCGGCGGGGGCACCCTATTCATCGGCAGAGTTCCGCATCCGTAGCTGGGACGGCCGCTATCTCTGGTGCCGTATCCGGGCCACCACACAGTTCGACAGCGAGGGCAGGCCCATCAAGGCGGTGGGGGTCATCACCGACATCGACGCCGAGAAGAAACACGAACAGCGGCTGCTGGAGCAGGCCCAGAAGGATTCCCTTACCGGTCTGCTGAACCAGAGCGCGGCACGATCCCGGGCCGCCGAGCTGATCGAGGGGCGGCGGCCGGAGGAGATTCAGGCCCTGATGATTCTGGACCTGGACAACTTCAAGAACGTCAACGACCAGTACGGCCATCTGTGCGGAGACGCGGTGCTCACCGACCTGGCGGCCTGTCTGAAGCGGCAGTTCCGGGGCTCCGATGTCATCGGCCGCATTGGCGGGGATGAATTCGCGGTATTCCTGTCCAGTCTGAGCCAGGCGTCGGATGCCGGGGTCAAGGCCGGGGAAATCCTGGCCGCCATAGCCGCCCTGCCGCTGGAGGGCGCCCCCGACCTGCAGCTCTCCTGCAGCGTGGGCATCGCCCTGTGCCCGGCCGACGGCGCCGACTACCAGCGCTTGTACCAGTGCGCCGATTTGGCCCTCTACCAGGCCAAGAGCCAGGGGAAGGCGTGCTTTGCCTATTACAGCCAGGAGCTGAAGGACGGTCCCGGCCGCAGCGGCAGGAGCCGCTCCGCCGTCAGCTCCCCCATCGACTCCGACTCGGTGTGCGACGTCACCGAACAGCTTGCCCGGTACGCCTTCCGGATGCTCTACGACGCCGGCACCACCGAGGCCGCCATCGGCCAGATGCTGGAGGTCGTAGGCCGGGCCTATGACGTGAGCCGGGTCTATATCTTTGAAAACAGCGCGGACGACACCCTGTGCTATAACACCTTTGAGTGGTGCGGCGAGGGGGTCTCGTCGGAACGGGAGAACCTCCAGGGCCTGTCCTACCAGGAGGACCTGGGGGATTACCAGTCCAACTTCGACGCCAACGGCATCTTCTACTGCCGGGACATCTCCACCCTCCACCCCGACCTCTATGCGGTGCTGGCCCCCCAGGGGATCTGCTCCATGCTCCAGTGTGCGATTCTGGACGACGGGCGGTTCAAGGGCTATGTGGGCTTTGACGAGTGCCGGGCCAACCGCTACTGGACCCAGGAGCAGATCGAATCCCTGACCCTGGTGGCCCGGGTGTTGTCCACCTTCCTGATGAAGCAGCGGCTCAGGGAGCATGTGCAGGCGCTGGAGCAGCGCCTGGCGCAGGAGAAGGAGCAATGA
- a CDS encoding HAD-IIB family hydrolase, translated as MIGLGKFEGVLLASDFDDTLVGGSCELSPGNRAALAYFIREGGRFTVATGRARRTFAPYAHTIPLNAPVILSNGALLYDFAAGRTVVDLPLPETAAADLGQLCAVMPQIGVETYHGDDVYIFQPNAFTQRHVERVRTTWTQRDLPDMPQPWSKAVIQADYQSLLTAQKYLLDRWPDRYEVIFSNAVLLECTAKTATKGGMVLKLAQRLGVGREHIYCVGDNQNDIPMLAVSAVPFAPANCAQAVRDWGAVLLSSCEEDCVAQVIQTLDRRY; from the coding sequence GTGATTGGATTGGGCAAATTTGAGGGCGTTCTCCTGGCCAGTGACTTTGACGATACCCTGGTGGGCGGAAGCTGCGAGCTGTCCCCGGGCAACCGGGCGGCGCTGGCGTATTTCATCCGCGAGGGCGGCCGCTTTACCGTGGCCACCGGCCGGGCCCGCCGCACCTTTGCCCCCTATGCGCACACCATTCCCCTCAACGCCCCCGTGATTTTGTCCAACGGCGCGCTGCTCTACGACTTTGCTGCCGGGCGCACGGTGGTGGACCTGCCCCTGCCCGAAACGGCGGCGGCCGACCTGGGGCAGCTCTGCGCCGTCATGCCCCAGATCGGAGTGGAGACCTACCACGGCGACGACGTGTATATCTTTCAGCCCAACGCCTTCACCCAGCGGCATGTGGAGCGGGTCAGGACCACCTGGACCCAGCGGGACCTGCCGGACATGCCCCAGCCCTGGAGTAAGGCGGTGATCCAGGCCGATTACCAAAGCCTGCTGACTGCCCAGAAGTACCTGCTGGACCGCTGGCCGGACCGCTATGAGGTCATCTTCTCCAACGCGGTGCTGCTGGAGTGCACCGCCAAGACCGCCACCAAGGGCGGCATGGTGCTGAAGCTGGCCCAGCGGCTGGGCGTCGGCCGGGAACACATCTACTGCGTGGGGGACAATCAGAACGACATCCCCATGCTGGCGGTGTCTGCCGTGCCCTTTGCCCCCGCCAACTGTGCCCAGGCGGTCCGGGACTGGGGCGCCGTCCTCCTGTCTTCCTGCGAGGAGGACTGCGTGGCCCAGGTGATCCAGACGCTGGACCGGCGCTATTAA
- the thiT gene encoding energy-coupled thiamine transporter ThiT produces MTSAKPTRSAVSGRTRTRMLCEGAIMVALAQILSYIKIMELPNGGSLTPAMFPILLFAVRWGLKDGLLAGFVFGLLQLIFDGAYAWGWQSMLLDYLVAFPPLGLAGLFKGKKWGIFAGTVLGCLGRFIVHFISGITIYRIYAPTEILGTVFDEPNLYSLVYNGSYMLPNTILALAIAGLLYAPLKKFYVGEDIPK; encoded by the coding sequence ATGACCTCTGCAAAACCGACCCGCTCCGCCGTGTCCGGCCGCACCCGCACCCGCATGCTGTGCGAAGGCGCCATTATGGTGGCCCTGGCCCAGATCCTGAGCTATATCAAGATCATGGAGCTGCCCAACGGCGGCTCCCTCACCCCAGCCATGTTCCCCATCCTGCTCTTCGCCGTGCGTTGGGGCCTGAAGGACGGCCTGCTGGCCGGCTTTGTATTCGGCCTTTTACAGCTCATCTTCGACGGCGCATATGCCTGGGGCTGGCAGTCCATGCTGCTGGATTATCTGGTGGCCTTTCCCCCGTTGGGTCTGGCGGGCCTATTCAAAGGGAAAAAGTGGGGCATTTTTGCCGGCACCGTCCTGGGTTGCCTGGGGCGCTTTATCGTCCACTTCATCAGCGGCATTACCATTTACCGTATCTACGCTCCCACCGAAATTCTGGGCACGGTGTTCGACGAGCCCAATCTCTACTCGCTCGTGTATAACGGCTCCTACATGCTCCCCAACACCATTCTGGCCCTGGCCATCGCCGGGCTGCTCTACGCGCCTCTGAAGAAATTCTATGTGGGGGAGGATATTCCGAAATAA
- a CDS encoding RluA family pseudouridine synthase: protein MTPIRLTADRAGERLDQFLARSVEGLTRSAAQRLLEEGAVTRSGRPARKNDKTSPGDVLEVVLPDPAPVDLLPQNIPLDVVYEDGDVIVVNKPVGMVVHPAPGHPDGTLVNALLYHCGNSLSGINGALRPGIVHRIDRDTSGLIIAAKNDAAHLALAEQLQDHSLYREYEAVCAGSLREDAGTVDAPIGRHPADRKRMAIDRKNGRRAVTHWAVLGRYPGCTHIQCRLETGRTHQIRVHLASIGHPILGDTVYGAKKPYPGLVGQCLHARRLSFLHPRTGERVTVECPLPDYFTALLDKLSRLR, encoded by the coding sequence ATGACACCCATCCGGCTGACGGCTGACCGGGCTGGGGAGCGGCTGGACCAGTTTCTGGCCCGCTCGGTGGAGGGGCTGACCCGCTCGGCGGCCCAGCGGCTGCTGGAGGAGGGGGCGGTGACCCGGTCGGGCCGCCCGGCCCGGAAAAACGACAAGACCTCCCCCGGCGACGTGCTGGAGGTGGTCCTGCCCGACCCCGCTCCGGTGGACCTCCTCCCCCAGAACATCCCGCTGGACGTGGTATACGAGGACGGCGACGTCATCGTGGTCAACAAGCCGGTGGGCATGGTGGTCCACCCCGCCCCCGGCCATCCCGACGGCACGCTGGTCAACGCGCTGTTATATCACTGCGGAAATAGCCTTTCAGGAATCAACGGAGCGCTGCGCCCCGGCATCGTCCACCGCATCGACCGGGACACCTCGGGGCTCATCATCGCCGCCAAGAACGACGCCGCCCATCTGGCCCTGGCCGAGCAGCTCCAGGACCACTCCCTGTACCGGGAATACGAGGCGGTGTGCGCGGGCAGCCTGAGGGAAGACGCCGGCACGGTGGACGCTCCCATCGGCCGCCACCCCGCGGACCGGAAAAGGATGGCCATCGACCGGAAAAACGGCCGCCGGGCGGTGACCCACTGGGCCGTACTGGGACGGTATCCCGGCTGCACCCACATTCAATGCCGTCTGGAGACCGGCCGCACCCACCAGATCCGGGTCCACCTGGCCTCCATCGGCCATCCCATTCTGGGGGACACGGTGTATGGGGCCAAAAAGCCCTATCCCGGCCTGGTCGGCCAGTGCCTCCACGCCCGGCGGCTGTCCTTCCTCCACCCGCGCACCGGGGAACGGGTGACCGTGGAGTGTCCCCTGCCGGACTACTTCACCGCGTTGCTTGACAAGCTGTCCAGGCTGAGATAA
- the lspA gene encoding signal peptidase II, with translation MLYAILILALVVLDQVVKFLVRAHIPLGGSLPFLPHILELTYVQNTGAAFSMLSQHTWLLTIVSAVVAVVIAAALVKKVVKHPFGVLSLSVVLAGAVGNLIDRLFLGFVTDMFQTLFMRFAVFNVADICVVCGGIAFVVYILFFAEKLEKKESGHDTHPADG, from the coding sequence ATGCTCTATGCCATCCTCATCCTCGCGCTGGTGGTTCTGGATCAGGTCGTCAAGTTTCTGGTCCGCGCCCACATCCCCCTGGGAGGTTCCCTCCCCTTCCTGCCCCACATTCTGGAGCTCACCTATGTCCAGAACACCGGGGCGGCCTTTTCCATGCTCTCCCAGCATACCTGGCTGCTCACCATCGTCTCCGCCGTGGTGGCGGTGGTCATCGCCGCCGCCCTGGTCAAAAAAGTGGTGAAGCACCCCTTTGGGGTCCTGTCCCTGTCGGTGGTCCTGGCCGGGGCGGTGGGTAACCTCATCGACCGGCTGTTCCTGGGCTTTGTCACCGATATGTTCCAGACCCTGTTTATGCGCTTTGCCGTCTTTAACGTGGCCGACATCTGCGTGGTCTGCGGCGGCATCGCCTTCGTCGTCTACATCCTCTTCTTTGCCGAGAAGCTGGAGAAAAAGGAGTCCGGCCATGACACCCATCCGGCTGACGGCTGA
- a CDS encoding Arc family DNA-binding protein: MGQQENPYPLRLEREVMSKLRVVAKENGRSINKEIEICLKRYLEAYEKEHGAIAVPKE; the protein is encoded by the coding sequence ATGGGACAACAGGAGAATCCCTATCCGCTTCGTTTGGAACGGGAAGTCATGTCAAAATTACGAGTGGTAGCCAAAGAAAATGGCCGCTCGATCAACAAAGAGATTGAGATTTGTCTCAAAAGGTATTTGGAAGCCTACGAAAAAGAACACGGCGCCATCGCCGTCCCCAAGGAGTAA